The DNA segment AAGAGTCAATCTGAAAGTTCGAGTTGGTGCGGAGGAACTCATTGACGGCGCTTTTAGGGCTGTTGCCTGCGTGCCAGGGGCGATCCGCGAAAGTGGCAGATGGATAGTCTTCAATCAGGGTGTCAAATACGATGCAGTATGAGCCAACTCCAACCAATGGCGCATATGCTTCAAGTTCGGCTAAAACGTGATTATGGGTATGGTTCGAGTCGAGGAAGACCATTGGTCGATGGTAGTCTTTAGTCAGCAACCTGACCTGTTCGACTATATCGAAATCAATGCTTGAACCCTCAATCATTTCGACGTAAGAAGAAAGTGGGTTTTTTTCAATCGCGCATCGATTATGGGGGCGGATATCAATGTCTACGCCTATCACTTTTCGCCTGGGGTGAATTGTGGCACGATTGTCCGCGATATTCTCACTTAAATCCAGCAAAGCGAGCATCGATGCACTGAAAATCAAAGAACCGCCGCGCGCAATTCCAGTTTCGATGATCAGATCTGGCCGTACTGACCAGATCAGCTCCTGCATAATGACGATATCTTGTGGATATTGAATGATCGGAAGACCTAACCAGTCGAACTGATAAGAATATTTTGTGCGTAACGTCTCGCTCATAAACTGCTTGCTTGCATCCAGCAAGACGCTATTGTGCTGGTAGCTTTTGACACGCCTCTGCCGCTCAGCAAGAAAAATATCGCGATCATCAATCATAGTATGGATGCCGGTTGTTGTTCAGAAAATGAATGTGTCAAGCTGGATGTCTGTATTTGAAATTTCCTTGAGCATAGAGTCAAGATAGTCTGAGCGAGGCAACAACAGCGCGTAATCCTTGTTGAGGTAACGTAGCTGTGATGAATGCTGGATCTTTACCCCATCAATGTCACGACCGATCTTGGCTGGCGATGTATCGAATAATCGGTGAATGCGCATGCGGACTTCGGGGTGCATGCCGAGTACGAGCATTGAGTACTGCGAACAGCCCCATAGTGCAAGTGGACGTCTTAAATCAAGAGATAACATAAATGATTCAGAAAGTGGTCGGTGTTCCAGTGCGGCAGCCAGTTGGAGCGGCCAAGAAGACAAGCGTGAGAAAAGCCGTTTTTTTTGATTATAACTTCCCTGGCGACAGATCAAATACAAGCATTCGTCGCCTTTATCATTCAGTGGATCGAAGGCCCAGCTACCAGACTGAATAATTTCAAGACCTGCACGCCAAACCAAATTCTTAAGAGAAAATTCGTCAAAGTGATTGATATGTTCAAAAAACAAATCAGGCCACGGATTTGCTTTTTTCAGCATGGCCTGTGCGTTAGGAACCTCGATAAAAAAAATAGCGTTTTTGGGAGATTTGAAAATTAATGTTTTGAGTTCAAGCAACGGATCATGAAGATGCTCAAGAACATGGCTGAAGGTAATAATCTCTGGCGCCTGATCTTCTGGTAAAGCGCCTGTGTTGCTATAGATTTCAACTGAATCATAATTCCCAATCATTTGGCGGCAGGCAACAGATGCCTCAATGCCAATTAATGATGAGAATCCAATCTGATTAAGCCATGCAAGCCAGCCGCCTTTTCCGCATCCGAAATCCAGAATTGTTTTCGTTTTTTCTTGCTCAAGGCGCAAAAGTTCAAACAAACGAAAATAACGCCGCTGGTCAAT comes from the Allochromatium tepidum genome and includes:
- a CDS encoding class I SAM-dependent methyltransferase; protein product: MTLDRSCPICSAEERFLLRSLDYALFDDLPFSGTTALVSCKKCGMVFSQLEGGADALNTYYQSNNHYFFSQTPGSGGITEIDQRRYFRLFELLRLEQEKTKTILDFGCGKGGWLAWLNQIGFSSLIGIEASVACRQMIGNYDSVEIYSNTGALPEDQAPEIITFSHVLEHLHDPLLELKTLIFKSPKNAIFFIEVPNAQAMLKKANPWPDLFFEHINHFDEFSLKNLVWRAGLEIIQSGSWAFDPLNDKGDECLYLICRQGSYNQKKRLFSRLSSWPLQLAAALEHRPLSESFMLSLDLRRPLALWGCSQYSMLVLGMHPEVRMRIHRLFDTSPAKIGRDIDGVKIQHSSQLRYLNKDYALLLPRSDYLDSMLKEISNTDIQLDTFIF
- a CDS encoding cephalosporin hydroxylase family protein, encoding MIDDRDIFLAERQRRVKSYQHNSVLLDASKQFMSETLRTKYSYQFDWLGLPIIQYPQDIVIMQELIWSVRPDLIIETGIARGGSLIFSASMLALLDLSENIADNRATIHPRRKVIGVDIDIRPHNRCAIEKNPLSSYVEMIEGSSIDFDIVEQVRLLTKDYHRPMVFLDSNHTHNHVLAELEAYAPLVGVGSYCIVFDTLIEDYPSATFADRPWHAGNSPKSAVNEFLRTNSNFQIDSFVQDKILVTAAKDGFLKRLK